A genomic window from Streptomyces sp. WMMC940 includes:
- the sodX gene encoding nickel-type superoxide dismutase maturation protease — MTEQGREPSAPFGVAEVAGPSMHPTLAHGDRLLVHYGAAVRPGDVAVLRHPLQQDLLIVKRVVERRREGWWVLGDNPYAEGDSRVFGTVPEGLLLGRVRARYRPRPQGQRSALGLLAWAFSAVRPVLSDRSVSRRLRAR; from the coding sequence ATGACGGAGCAGGGGCGGGAGCCGAGTGCGCCCTTCGGGGTCGCGGAGGTGGCCGGGCCCTCCATGCATCCCACGCTGGCGCACGGGGACCGGCTGCTGGTGCACTACGGGGCCGCCGTCCGGCCCGGGGACGTGGCCGTGCTCCGGCATCCGCTGCAGCAGGACCTGCTGATCGTGAAGCGGGTGGTCGAGCGGCGCCGGGAGGGCTGGTGGGTGCTGGGCGACAACCCGTACGCGGAAGGGGACAGCCGGGTGTTCGGCACGGTGCCCGAGGGCCTGTTGCTGGGCCGGGTACGGGCGCGGTACCGGCCGCGCCCGCAAGGTCAGAGGTCGGCGCTCGGGCTGCTGGCCTGGGCGTTCTCCGCGGTGCGGCCCGTGCTCTCCGACCGCTCGGTCTCCAGGCGCTTGCGTGCGCGGTAG
- a CDS encoding 1-aminocyclopropane-1-carboxylate deaminase/D-cysteine desulfhydrase → MNVFDLAALRPRLPSPLEPVADERFARHGVRLLLKRDDLIHPDLPGNKWRKLAPNLRAAAGRTVLTFGGAYSNHLRATAAAGRLLGFPTVGVVRGDELAGKPLNASLAACAADGMRLHFVDRATYRRASDPEVLGGLLERFGGPERCRVVPEGGSNALAVRGCTVLGRELRGEADVAAVACGTGGTLAGLAAGLGDGARALGFPVLRGGFLGERTGALQKEAFGGPAGDWSLDERFHFGGYARVPPALDAFARDFEARHGLPVERLYVAKMLYGLVALAGEGAFPPGTTVAAVITGRPQSAASR, encoded by the coding sequence GTGAACGTGTTCGACCTCGCCGCCCTCCGGCCCCGGCTGCCCTCCCCCCTGGAACCGGTGGCGGACGAGCGCTTCGCGCGGCACGGGGTGCGCCTGCTGCTCAAACGGGACGACCTCATCCATCCGGACCTGCCGGGCAACAAGTGGCGCAAGCTGGCACCGAACCTCCGCGCGGCGGCGGGCCGCACCGTGCTGACCTTCGGCGGCGCGTACTCCAACCACCTGCGCGCCACGGCCGCCGCCGGGCGGCTGCTCGGCTTCCCCACGGTCGGCGTCGTCCGGGGCGACGAGCTCGCCGGGAAGCCCCTCAACGCGTCGCTGGCCGCCTGCGCCGCCGACGGTATGCGGCTGCACTTCGTGGACCGGGCCACCTACCGCCGCGCGTCCGATCCGGAGGTGCTCGGGGGGCTCCTGGAACGCTTCGGGGGGCCGGAGCGGTGCCGGGTCGTTCCCGAGGGCGGCAGCAACGCCCTCGCGGTACGGGGTTGCACGGTGCTCGGCCGCGAACTCCGCGGCGAGGCCGATGTGGCGGCCGTGGCGTGCGGGACGGGCGGCACGCTCGCGGGGCTCGCCGCCGGACTCGGGGACGGAGCGCGGGCACTCGGTTTCCCCGTGCTCAGGGGAGGCTTCCTCGGCGAGCGGACGGGCGCCCTCCAGAAGGAGGCGTTCGGCGGACCGGCCGGCGACTGGTCGCTCGACGAGCGGTTCCACTTCGGCGGCTACGCGCGTGTCCCGCCCGCCCTCGACGCGTTCGCGCGGGATTTCGAAGCACGTCACGGACTGCCCGTGGAACGTCTCTATGTCGCCAAAATGCTCTACGGGCTCGTCGCCCTCGCGGGCGAGGGCGCGTTCCCGCCCGGGACCACCGTCGCCGCGGTGATCACCGGCCGGCCTCAGTCCGCGGCCTCGCGGTAG
- a CDS encoding N-acetylmuramoyl-L-alanine amidase, with product MAPPMSADSFLDALRDEGLTVVQVGDWRTHNRNHKGPWGPVHGVMIHHTATRGTADTVRICRDGYAGLPGPLCHGVIAKDGKVHLVGYGRANHAGLGDDDVLRAVIAEKALPPDDEANTDGNRHFYGFECENLGDGGDPWPEVQLEAVEKAAAAVCRRHGWNARSVIGHLEWQPGKIDPRGFTMNAMRARITERLK from the coding sequence ATGGCCCCACCCATGTCCGCGGACAGCTTCCTCGACGCACTGCGCGACGAGGGGCTGACGGTCGTCCAGGTCGGCGACTGGCGCACCCACAACCGCAACCACAAAGGCCCCTGGGGTCCCGTGCACGGGGTGATGATCCATCACACCGCCACCAGGGGCACCGCGGACACCGTACGCATCTGTCGCGACGGCTACGCGGGCCTGCCCGGTCCGCTGTGCCACGGCGTCATCGCCAAGGACGGCAAGGTCCACCTGGTCGGCTACGGCAGGGCCAACCACGCCGGGCTCGGCGACGACGACGTGCTGCGCGCCGTCATCGCCGAGAAGGCGCTCCCTCCCGACGACGAGGCGAACACGGACGGGAACCGGCACTTCTACGGATTCGAGTGCGAGAACCTCGGCGACGGCGGGGACCCCTGGCCGGAGGTCCAGCTGGAGGCCGTCGAGAAGGCGGCCGCCGCCGTCTGCCGGCGCCACGGGTGGAACGCCCGGTCGGTGATCGGGCACCTGGAGTGGCAGCCGGGGAAGATCGACCCGCGGGGCTTCACGATGAACGCCATGCGCGCCCGGATCACGGAACGGCTCAAATGA
- a CDS encoding Na+/H+ antiporter: protein MEALSVVALVAASAAVAGIARRTVVPAPLLLVAVGLVASYLPGVPDYTLDPHIVLPLILPPLLHIAAVDSSYLDLRANIRPIALLSVGYTLFATLVVGWAAHLVIPGLPLTAALVLGAVVAPPDAVAATAVARKLRLPGRITTILQGESLVNDATAITAYRVALAAAVGEGITWGEGVLMFLVAAAGGIGVGLVLMVPIHWLRTHLREPLLQNTLSLLIPFVAYAAAEHVHASGVLAVVVVALFLGHRSWQVDFATRLQEEAVWRMVAFILESAVFALIGLQLAQVVRKLGSFSVQEAAWYAVVVFVVVVVSRFVWVFPGTFVPRMLSKRIREREPGVDWRTPVIVGWAGMRGVVSLAIAFSIPILTADGEPFPARNLILFLTFTTVIGTLVVQGLSLPALIRVLRLPERDRRSVTLVEAQAQSEASRAAERRLEELVADPVNALPEPLHDRLRAVLERRRNSPWERLGAVNPATGESADDTYHRLTREVIQAEREVFVRLRDERRIDDEMMRALLRRLDLEEAAAYREAAD from the coding sequence ATGGAGGCATTGTCGGTGGTGGCGCTGGTCGCGGCGAGCGCCGCGGTCGCGGGTATCGCCCGCAGGACGGTGGTGCCCGCGCCCCTGCTGCTGGTCGCCGTCGGCCTGGTCGCCTCGTACCTGCCGGGCGTCCCCGACTACACGCTGGACCCGCACATCGTCCTGCCGCTGATCCTGCCGCCGCTGCTGCACATCGCGGCCGTCGACAGCTCGTACCTCGACCTGCGGGCCAACATCAGGCCGATCGCCCTGCTGTCCGTCGGCTACACGCTCTTCGCGACCCTCGTCGTGGGGTGGGCGGCGCACCTGGTGATCCCCGGCCTGCCGCTGACCGCGGCGCTGGTGCTGGGCGCCGTGGTCGCCCCGCCGGACGCCGTGGCGGCGACCGCGGTCGCCCGCAAGCTCCGGCTGCCCGGCCGGATCACCACGATCCTCCAGGGCGAGTCCCTGGTGAACGACGCCACCGCGATCACCGCGTACCGGGTGGCGCTGGCGGCGGCCGTCGGCGAGGGCATCACCTGGGGGGAGGGCGTCCTGATGTTCCTCGTCGCGGCGGCCGGCGGCATCGGCGTCGGCCTGGTGCTGATGGTGCCGATCCACTGGCTGCGCACCCATCTCCGGGAGCCCCTGCTGCAGAACACCCTGTCCCTGCTGATCCCCTTCGTCGCCTACGCCGCCGCGGAGCACGTCCATGCCTCCGGCGTGCTGGCCGTCGTGGTCGTCGCCCTCTTCCTCGGGCACCGGTCCTGGCAGGTCGACTTCGCCACCCGACTCCAGGAGGAGGCGGTCTGGCGGATGGTCGCCTTCATCCTCGAGTCGGCCGTCTTCGCGCTGATCGGACTGCAACTGGCTCAGGTGGTGCGGAAGCTCGGTTCGTTCTCGGTCCAGGAGGCCGCCTGGTACGCCGTGGTCGTCTTCGTCGTCGTGGTCGTGTCCCGCTTCGTGTGGGTCTTCCCCGGGACCTTCGTCCCGCGCATGCTGTCCAAGCGCATCAGGGAACGCGAGCCCGGGGTGGACTGGCGGACCCCGGTGATCGTCGGCTGGGCCGGCATGCGGGGCGTGGTGTCCCTGGCGATCGCCTTCTCCATCCCGATCCTGACGGCGGACGGGGAGCCCTTCCCGGCACGCAACCTGATCCTGTTCCTCACCTTCACCACGGTGATCGGCACCCTGGTCGTGCAGGGGCTCAGCCTGCCGGCGCTGATCCGCGTCCTGAGGCTCCCGGAGCGCGACCGACGGAGCGTCACCCTGGTCGAGGCGCAGGCGCAGAGCGAGGCGTCCCGGGCCGCGGAGCGACGCCTGGAGGAGCTCGTCGCCGATCCGGTCAACGCCCTCCCGGAGCCGCTGCACGACCGACTGCGCGCGGTCCTGGAGCGGCGCAGGAACTCGCCCTGGGAGCGGCTCGGGGCGGTCAACCCCGCCACGGGCGAGTCCGCGGACGACACCTACCACCGCCTCACCCGTGAGGTGATCCAGGCCGAGCGCGAGGTGTTCGTGCGGCTGCGGGACGAACGGCGGATCGACGACGAGATGATGCGGGCGCTGCTGCGGCGGCTGGATCTCGAGGAGGCGGCCGCCTACCGCGAGGCCGCGGACTGA
- a CDS encoding dihydrofolate reductase family protein, with protein MRHLTYFIACSIDGFIGDPSGDASSMFGFVDGEYLEFLKSEYPETIPVQGREALGLQDSPNRHFDTLLQGRASYQLALDAGITSPYAQLREYVASRTLEKSPDAGVEIIADDLVGRVRALKAEDRDLGIYLCGGSQIAGELLDEIDELVIKTYPQVYGSGMPMFGAGFAVTDFTLDWVRSFGNGVLVRKYRRKR; from the coding sequence TTGCGTCACCTCACGTACTTCATCGCCTGCTCCATCGACGGCTTCATCGGAGACCCGAGCGGCGACGCCTCGTCCATGTTCGGCTTCGTCGACGGGGAGTACCTGGAGTTCCTGAAGTCCGAGTACCCCGAGACCATCCCCGTCCAGGGGCGAGAGGCGCTGGGCCTCCAGGACTCCCCGAACAGGCACTTCGACACCCTGCTCCAGGGCCGGGCCAGTTACCAACTGGCGCTCGACGCCGGGATCACCAGCCCCTACGCCCAACTGCGCGAGTACGTCGCCTCGCGCACGCTGGAGAAGTCGCCCGACGCGGGCGTCGAGATCATCGCCGACGACCTGGTCGGCAGGGTGCGCGCCCTCAAGGCCGAGGACCGCGACCTCGGCATCTACCTCTGCGGCGGCTCGCAGATCGCCGGCGAACTGCTCGACGAGATCGACGAACTGGTGATCAAGACCTATCCCCAGGTCTACGGCAGCGGTATGCCCATGTTCGGCGCCGGATTCGCCGTCACCGACTTCACCCTGGACTGGGTGCGCAGCTTCGGTAACGGCGTGCTCGTACGGAAGTACCGCAGGAAGCGGTAG
- a CDS encoding DUF6304 family protein has protein sequence MSTESTDVWTGWYRDRRGAEAIALAIAPSGHGVSTRIRGAEYEGPSFAALGAAESGERLSGCVLEWDMPLPVTLDGAAERATLSCLLTLGEAGPEGAPGRVDLNLTLHFGGTAYESGVADGDFDEALGRIRRQLPEGADLGGKLLESA, from the coding sequence ATGTCAACGGAGTCGACGGACGTGTGGACCGGCTGGTACCGGGACCGCCGGGGTGCGGAGGCGATCGCGCTGGCGATCGCCCCGAGCGGGCACGGAGTGAGCACCCGCATCAGGGGAGCCGAGTACGAAGGGCCGAGTTTCGCCGCCCTGGGCGCTGCGGAATCGGGCGAACGCCTGTCCGGCTGCGTCCTGGAATGGGACATGCCGCTGCCCGTCACTCTCGACGGGGCGGCGGAGCGGGCCACGCTCAGCTGCCTGCTGACCCTCGGCGAGGCAGGGCCCGAGGGCGCGCCCGGCAGGGTGGACCTGAACCTCACCCTGCACTTCGGCGGTACGGCGTACGAGTCCGGGGTGGCCGACGGCGACTTCGACGAGGCACTCGGGCGGATCCGGCGGCAGTTGCCGGAGGGCGCCGACCTCGGCGGGAAGCTGCTGGAAAGCGCCTGA
- a CDS encoding GNAT family N-acetyltransferase, with protein MGVRIRQAGERDRGTVVRLLDEAFMHDPVSSWVFPDEAHRRRVHGVFLGVFLDIALAEGRVDMTEDGTAAALWLQVPAEAPEEEDDTPARMREIADPDNERAELVGRLTGAVHPRGRAHEYLLLVAVSPERQGEGLGTALLAPALERCDREGLPAYLEASSARSTRLYERLGFAPTDRTVQLPDGPLMWPMWREPAAPGPEGTRRISAP; from the coding sequence ATGGGCGTACGGATACGGCAGGCGGGGGAGCGGGACCGTGGGACGGTGGTGCGACTGCTCGACGAGGCGTTCATGCACGACCCGGTCAGCAGCTGGGTCTTCCCCGACGAGGCCCACCGCCGCCGGGTGCACGGGGTCTTCCTCGGGGTCTTCCTCGACATCGCCCTCGCCGAGGGGCGGGTCGACATGACCGAGGACGGAACCGCCGCTGCGCTCTGGCTCCAGGTGCCCGCGGAGGCGCCCGAGGAGGAGGACGACACCCCCGCCCGGATGCGGGAGATCGCCGATCCGGACAACGAGCGGGCCGAGCTCGTCGGCCGGCTCACCGGTGCCGTCCATCCGCGGGGCAGGGCGCACGAGTACCTGCTGCTGGTCGCCGTCTCCCCGGAGCGGCAGGGCGAGGGGCTCGGCACGGCCCTGCTCGCGCCCGCCCTGGAACGGTGCGACAGGGAGGGGCTGCCCGCCTATCTGGAGGCGAGCAGTGCCCGCAGCACCCGGCTCTACGAGCGGCTCGGTTTCGCTCCCACGGACCGTACCGTCCAGCTTCCCGACGGCCCGCTGATGTGGCCCATGTGGCGGGAGCCCGCCGCGCCGGGGCCCGAGGGCACGAGGCGGATCTCCGCTCCGTAG
- a CDS encoding family 2B encapsulin nanocompartment shell protein has product MSVGSVGDEVREGGQDAALPQQSLGTAAARNLATTTKSAPQMQEITSRWLLRMLPWVQVQGGTYRVNRRLSYSVGDGRVTFVQTGSQVEVIPAELGELPPLRGYDDEAVLREMAQRCRQVRFAPGDVLAAKGETADRVFLLAHGRVEQIGTGPYGDEAVLGVLADGSYFGDRSLVDGDAVWEFTARAGTACVALELTRQDVLTLADRAESLAGHLLSVASIPHQRTNRYGEAAIDLSAGHVGEAVVPHTYVDYEAAPREYELSVAQTVLKVHSRVADLYNQPMNQTEQQLRLTVEALRERQEDELVNNKQFGLLANCDYGQRLQPHDGVPGPDDMDELLSRRRGSKLFLAHPRAIAAFGRECSRRGIYPDTVDIGGNRIPAWRGVPIFPCNKIPISDARTTSIICMRTGEEDQGVVGLHQTGIPDEIEPSLSVRFMGIDEQAIISYLVTAYYSAAVLVPDALGVLENVEVSRWR; this is encoded by the coding sequence ATGTCGGTTGGTTCGGTTGGTGACGAGGTGCGTGAGGGCGGCCAGGACGCGGCACTGCCGCAGCAGAGTCTCGGTACGGCCGCCGCGCGGAACCTGGCGACCACCACCAAGTCGGCGCCCCAGATGCAGGAGATCACCTCCCGGTGGCTGCTGCGGATGCTGCCCTGGGTCCAGGTGCAGGGCGGTACGTACCGGGTGAACCGTCGGCTCAGCTACTCGGTGGGCGACGGGCGCGTCACCTTCGTCCAGACGGGCAGCCAGGTCGAGGTCATCCCGGCCGAGCTCGGTGAGCTGCCGCCCCTGCGGGGGTACGACGACGAGGCCGTGCTGCGCGAGATGGCCCAGCGCTGCCGGCAGGTGCGGTTCGCGCCGGGCGACGTACTGGCGGCCAAGGGCGAGACGGCGGACCGGGTGTTCCTGCTCGCGCACGGCCGGGTGGAGCAGATCGGCACCGGTCCCTACGGCGACGAGGCCGTGCTCGGCGTCCTCGCCGACGGCTCCTACTTCGGTGACAGGTCGCTGGTCGACGGCGACGCCGTCTGGGAGTTCACCGCCCGGGCCGGCACCGCGTGCGTCGCGCTGGAGCTCACCCGGCAGGACGTGCTGACCCTCGCGGACCGCGCCGAGTCCCTCGCAGGCCATCTCCTGTCCGTGGCGTCGATCCCCCACCAGCGGACCAACAGGTACGGGGAGGCCGCCATCGACCTCTCCGCCGGCCATGTCGGCGAGGCCGTCGTCCCGCACACCTACGTCGACTACGAGGCCGCCCCCCGCGAGTACGAACTGAGCGTCGCCCAGACCGTGCTGAAGGTCCACAGCCGCGTCGCGGACCTCTACAACCAGCCGATGAACCAGACCGAGCAGCAGTTGCGGCTGACGGTCGAGGCGCTGCGCGAGCGTCAGGAGGACGAACTCGTCAACAACAAGCAGTTCGGGCTCCTGGCCAACTGCGACTACGGTCAGAGGCTGCAGCCCCACGACGGCGTGCCGGGGCCGGACGACATGGACGAGCTGCTGTCCCGGCGGCGCGGCTCCAAGCTCTTCCTCGCCCACCCCAGGGCCATCGCCGCCTTCGGCCGGGAGTGCAGCAGGCGGGGCATCTACCCGGACACCGTCGACATCGGGGGGAACCGCATCCCCGCCTGGCGCGGTGTACCGATCTTCCCGTGCAACAAGATCCCGATCTCGGACGCCCGGACCACCTCGATCATCTGCATGCGTACGGGCGAGGAGGACCAGGGGGTGGTCGGCCTGCACCAGACCGGCATCCCCGACGAGATCGAACCCAGCCTCTCCGTGCGCTTCATGGGCATCGACGAGCAGGCGATCATCTCCTACCTGGTCACGGCCTACTACTCGGCGGCCGTCCTGGTGCCGGACGCCCTCGGTGTGCTGGAGAACGTCGAGGTGAGCCGCTGGCGCTGA
- the sodN gene encoding superoxide dismutase, Ni produces MLSRLFAPKVKVSAHCDLPCGVYDPAQARIEAESVKAVQEKMAANDDPHFQARATVIKEQRAELAKHHVSVLWSDYFKPPHFEKYPELHQLVNETLKALSAAKASTDPKTGEKALELIAEIDRIFWETKKA; encoded by the coding sequence ATGCTCTCCCGCCTGTTTGCCCCCAAGGTGAAGGTCAGCGCCCACTGCGACCTGCCCTGCGGCGTCTACGACCCGGCCCAGGCCCGAATCGAGGCCGAGTCGGTCAAGGCCGTGCAGGAGAAGATGGCCGCGAACGACGACCCGCACTTCCAGGCCCGTGCCACGGTGATCAAGGAGCAGCGCGCGGAGCTCGCCAAGCACCACGTGTCGGTGCTCTGGAGCGACTACTTCAAGCCCCCGCACTTCGAGAAGTACCCGGAGCTGCACCAGCTGGTCAACGAGACCCTGAAGGCGCTCTCCGCGGCCAAGGCCTCGACCGACCCGAAGACGGGCGAGAAGGCCCTGGAGCTCATCGCCGAGATCGACCGCATCTTCTGGGAGACGAAGAAGGCCTGA
- a CDS encoding LysR family transcriptional regulator: MELEVRHLRVLCAIADAGSLHKAARRLGMSQPSLTTQLRRIENALGGELFLRERTGCRPTPLGRAVLSRARPLIAGLSALVTETRAAVARADDPRLRIGSTASRALAGWLRRLRQRLPDGTDLSLHMNVSAGTLLRMVAAGHLDVAFVHEVEGCPLLVPEGLERRVLMEREPQFISMARDHPAAAAPVVDLTDLAEDRWMVDPTVDGEWDGLRRVLTAAGIHPQVLHADYHTATSLIVVGEGVAPCQPTSGRRDDMAIRPLRDDPLAVRLLLYRRPGPGAETFALVYAELLAAYREVALRAAPYRQWLLRNRSPLLHTPTA, translated from the coding sequence ATGGAGCTGGAGGTGAGGCACCTGCGCGTGCTGTGCGCGATCGCCGACGCGGGCAGTCTGCACAAGGCCGCCCGTCGGCTGGGCATGAGCCAGCCCTCCCTGACGACCCAGCTCCGCCGGATCGAGAACGCCCTTGGCGGCGAGTTGTTCCTCAGGGAACGCACGGGCTGCCGACCCACCCCGCTCGGCCGTGCCGTCCTCAGCCGGGCCCGCCCGCTGATCGCCGGGCTGTCAGCGCTCGTGACGGAGACCCGGGCCGCGGTTGCCCGCGCGGACGACCCCCGGCTGCGCATCGGCTCCACGGCGAGCCGCGCCCTCGCGGGCTGGCTGAGACGGCTCAGACAGCGACTGCCCGACGGCACGGACCTCTCCCTGCACATGAACGTCTCCGCCGGCACCCTGCTGCGCATGGTCGCCGCCGGGCACCTGGACGTGGCGTTCGTCCACGAGGTCGAGGGCTGCCCACTGCTGGTGCCGGAAGGGCTGGAACGGCGGGTCCTCATGGAGCGCGAACCGCAGTTCATCTCCATGGCCCGCGACCACCCGGCCGCCGCGGCCCCGGTGGTCGACCTCACCGACCTCGCCGAGGACCGCTGGATGGTGGACCCGACGGTCGACGGCGAGTGGGACGGACTGCGCCGGGTGCTCACCGCCGCGGGGATCCATCCGCAAGTGCTGCACGCCGACTACCACACCGCCACGTCCCTCATCGTGGTCGGCGAGGGGGTCGCCCCCTGCCAGCCCACCTCGGGCCGGCGCGACGACATGGCGATCCGCCCCCTGCGCGACGATCCGCTCGCGGTACGGCTGCTGCTCTACCGGCGCCCCGGCCCCGGCGCGGAGACGTTCGCCCTCGTGTACGCCGAACTCCTCGCCGCCTACCGGGAGGTGGCCCTCCGCGCCGCCCCGTACCGGCAGTGGCTGCTGCGCAACAGGAGCCCGCTGCTGCACACGCCGACGGCTTGA
- a CDS encoding class I SAM-dependent methyltransferase, translating into MTENAVATGTDWRAWQESWDRQQEWYMPDREERFRVMLDMVEAFAGPEPRVLDLACGTGSITDRLLKRFPKAESVGVDLDPALLTIAEGYFAGDRRVTFVTADLKDPDWTAALPHTSYDAVLTATALHWLHAEPLAALYGQLAGLVVDGGVLMNADHMKDGTTPRINAAERTHRHAAMDRARAAGALDWADWWALAAADPVLAVPTARRFEIYGEHADGDTPSAQWHADTLRAAGFAEARPVWASPSDALVLALK; encoded by the coding sequence ATGACCGAGAACGCGGTTGCCACCGGAACCGACTGGCGGGCCTGGCAGGAGAGCTGGGACCGCCAGCAGGAGTGGTACATGCCCGACCGCGAGGAGCGGTTCCGGGTGATGCTGGACATGGTCGAGGCCTTCGCGGGCCCCGAACCGAGGGTCCTCGACCTCGCCTGCGGTACGGGAAGTATCACGGACAGACTGCTCAAGCGGTTCCCGAAGGCCGAGAGTGTCGGCGTCGACCTCGACCCCGCGCTGTTGACCATCGCCGAGGGGTACTTCGCCGGGGACCGGCGAGTCACCTTCGTCACCGCCGACCTCAAGGACCCGGACTGGACCGCGGCCCTGCCGCACACCTCGTACGACGCCGTGCTGACCGCCACCGCGCTGCACTGGCTGCACGCCGAACCGCTCGCCGCCCTCTACGGGCAGCTCGCCGGCCTGGTCGTGGACGGCGGCGTCCTCATGAACGCCGACCACATGAAGGACGGCACCACCCCCCGCATCAACGCGGCCGAGCGCACCCACCGGCATGCCGCGATGGACCGGGCGAGGGCCGCCGGGGCGCTCGACTGGGCCGACTGGTGGGCCCTGGCGGCCGCGGACCCCGTCCTGGCCGTTCCCACCGCCCGCCGCTTCGAGATCTACGGAGAGCACGCCGACGGCGACACCCCGTCCGCCCAGTGGCACGCCGACACCCTCCGGGCCGCCGGCTTCGCCGAGGCCCGGCCGGTATGGGCGTCGCCCTCCGACGCCCTGGTGCTCGCGCTGAAGTGA
- a CDS encoding family 2 encapsulin nanocompartment cargo protein polyprenyl transferase, giving the protein MTSPDAAATDAHEAARLLERTRSAVDPRLRDTVESLPGSMRRVAMYHFGWEHADGTPAAGAAGKAIRPALVLAAARALGGEPQQAVRAAAAVELAHNFTLLHDDVIDEDATRRHRPTAWTVFGTPDAIVAGDAMLALALRLLAEDRHPAAAAASARLAACVIELCAGQQADCAFEQRGPGEVSLDECLAMATAKTGALLGCACALGALYAGAGEEEIAAMDAFGREAGLAFQLIDDLIGIWGDPDRTGKPAGADLAAHKKSLPVVAALGSGTGAGAELAELYAGPMDAGAVARAADAVERAGGRDWAQLQAADRMARAVQQLSRAVPDLKAAGDLLSLAEFVTRRSR; this is encoded by the coding sequence ATGACCAGTCCGGACGCCGCCGCCACCGACGCCCATGAGGCGGCGCGGCTCCTGGAACGCACCCGCAGCGCCGTCGACCCCCGGCTGCGGGACACCGTCGAGTCCCTTCCCGGTTCCATGCGCCGAGTCGCGATGTACCACTTCGGCTGGGAGCACGCCGACGGCACGCCGGCCGCCGGGGCGGCGGGCAAGGCGATCCGGCCCGCCTTGGTGCTCGCCGCCGCCCGGGCGCTGGGCGGGGAGCCGCAGCAGGCGGTGCGCGCCGCCGCGGCCGTCGAACTGGCGCACAACTTCACGCTGCTCCACGACGACGTGATCGACGAGGACGCGACCCGCCGGCACCGGCCCACCGCCTGGACGGTGTTCGGCACCCCGGACGCCATCGTCGCGGGCGACGCCATGCTGGCCCTGGCGCTGCGGCTGCTGGCGGAGGACCGGCACCCGGCCGCGGCGGCGGCCTCGGCCCGGCTCGCTGCCTGCGTGATCGAGCTCTGTGCCGGCCAGCAGGCCGACTGCGCCTTCGAGCAGCGCGGACCGGGGGAGGTCTCGCTGGACGAATGCCTCGCCATGGCAACGGCCAAGACCGGGGCGCTGCTGGGCTGCGCCTGTGCTCTCGGCGCGCTGTACGCGGGGGCGGGGGAGGAGGAGATCGCCGCGATGGACGCCTTCGGGCGGGAGGCGGGCCTGGCCTTCCAGTTGATCGACGACCTCATCGGCATCTGGGGCGACCCGGACCGCACGGGCAAGCCCGCGGGCGCCGATCTGGCCGCGCACAAGAAGTCGTTGCCGGTGGTGGCCGCCCTCGGCTCGGGCACCGGGGCGGGGGCGGAGCTCGCCGAACTGTACGCCGGGCCGATGGACGCCGGGGCGGTCGCCCGAGCGGCCGACGCGGTGGAGCGGGCCGGCGGCCGGGACTGGGCCCAGCTGCAGGCGGCGGACCGGATGGCCCGGGCCGTTCAGCAGCTGTCCCGTGCGGTGCCGGACCTCAAGGCGGCGGGGGACCTGCTCTCCCTGGCGGAGTTCGTCACGCGCCGCAGCCGCTGA
- a CDS encoding CGNR zinc finger domain-containing protein, translating to MELASYSDYAVRLVNTEEPARSKDTLTSVEAVRELFGASSQMARRATDADVTRFRSVRARLRAVFAAADSGDQTQAVDLLNSLLLEFPVSPQISGHDFLDDEGRPRWHMHLADHPSNATSGYAAIAAMGLAFHLTEYGVDRLGLCQAAPCRNAYLDTSTNRSRRYCSDRCATRANVAAYRARKRLETERSESTGRTAENAQASSPSADL from the coding sequence GTGGAACTGGCCTCTTACTCGGACTACGCCGTACGCCTGGTCAACACCGAGGAGCCGGCCCGCAGCAAGGACACGCTCACGTCGGTGGAGGCCGTCCGCGAGCTCTTCGGCGCCTCCTCCCAGATGGCACGCCGGGCCACCGACGCGGACGTCACCCGGTTCCGGTCGGTACGGGCCAGACTCCGCGCGGTCTTCGCCGCAGCGGACTCCGGAGACCAGACCCAGGCCGTCGACCTGCTCAACTCGCTGCTCCTGGAGTTCCCGGTCAGCCCGCAGATCTCCGGCCACGACTTCCTGGACGACGAGGGCCGGCCGCGCTGGCACATGCACCTCGCCGACCACCCGTCCAACGCGACCTCCGGCTACGCCGCGATCGCCGCGATGGGACTCGCCTTCCATCTCACCGAGTACGGCGTCGACCGGCTCGGCCTCTGCCAGGCCGCGCCCTGCCGCAACGCCTACCTGGACACGTCCACCAACCGCTCGCGCCGCTACTGCTCGGACCGCTGCGCCACCCGCGCAAACGTCGCCGCCTACCGCGCACGCAAGCGCCTGGAGACCGAGCGGTCGGAGAGCACGGGCCGCACCGCGGAGAACGCCCAGGCCAGCAGCCCGAGCGCCGACCTCTGA